In one Melaminivora jejuensis genomic region, the following are encoded:
- the trxC gene encoding thioredoxin TrxC, with protein sequence MSQDTSPAATLHVVCPHCHTTNRVRADQLVAAPDCGSCHQPLFAGQPLALDAGSFDRHVGRSQLPVVVDFWAPWCGPCRQMAPAFAQAAQQLEPRVRLAKLDTEAQPQVAGRYGIRSIPTMIVFKGGQEVARISGALPAGEIVRWVQSVV encoded by the coding sequence ATGAGCCAGGACACCAGCCCCGCAGCGACGCTGCACGTCGTCTGCCCGCACTGCCACACCACCAACCGCGTGCGCGCCGACCAGCTCGTGGCGGCGCCCGACTGCGGCAGTTGCCACCAGCCGCTGTTTGCCGGCCAGCCGCTGGCGCTGGATGCGGGCAGCTTCGACAGGCACGTGGGGCGCAGCCAGCTCCCCGTGGTGGTGGATTTCTGGGCGCCCTGGTGCGGCCCGTGCCGGCAGATGGCGCCGGCCTTCGCCCAGGCGGCGCAGCAGCTGGAGCCGCGCGTGCGCCTGGCCAAGCTCGACACCGAGGCGCAGCCGCAGGTGGCCGGGCGCTACGGCATCCGCAGCATCCCGACCATGATCGTGTTCAAGGGCGGGCAGGAGGTGGCGCGCATCTCCGGCGCGCTGCCGGCGGGCGAGATCGTGCGCTGGGTGCAGTCGGTGGTGTAG
- the otsB gene encoding trehalose-phosphatase, producing MVTADVVPPLPTPRHALFLDFDGTLVDIAAQPQDVALAAATLHDLRTLEAALEGALALVTGRALADIQPHLHDWQPALAGEHGAHWRSAAGCEATGAPPPDLAPIHAALQALSARHPELLVERKSAGIALHYRQAPQLQQLCRDTLTEALRQTSGAELLAGKCVYEVRAAGNDKGRAIARFLQQPPFAGRIPVFVGDDVTDEAGFAAVQAAGGLGVKVGPGESLAHARLDSPTAARAWLHQAAQHLAAATPAAREELHPAPQHP from the coding sequence ATGGTGACCGCCGATGTTGTTCCCCCCCTTCCGACACCCCGCCACGCGCTGTTCCTGGACTTCGACGGCACGCTGGTGGACATCGCCGCCCAGCCGCAGGATGTCGCGCTGGCCGCCGCCACCCTGCACGATCTGCGCACGCTCGAGGCGGCCCTGGAGGGCGCCTTGGCCCTGGTCACGGGCCGCGCCCTGGCCGACATCCAGCCCCACCTGCACGACTGGCAGCCGGCGCTGGCCGGCGAGCACGGCGCGCACTGGCGCAGCGCCGCCGGCTGTGAGGCCACTGGCGCGCCGCCCCCGGATCTGGCCCCGATCCATGCCGCGCTGCAGGCCCTGAGCGCGCGCCACCCCGAGCTGCTCGTCGAGCGCAAGAGCGCCGGCATCGCCCTGCACTACCGCCAGGCCCCGCAGCTGCAGCAGCTGTGCCGCGACACGCTGACCGAGGCGCTGCGCCAGACCAGCGGCGCCGAGCTGCTGGCCGGCAAGTGCGTCTATGAAGTGCGCGCCGCCGGCAACGACAAGGGCCGGGCCATTGCGCGCTTTTTGCAGCAGCCCCCCTTTGCCGGGCGCATCCCCGTCTTCGTGGGTGACGATGTGACCGACGAGGCCGGCTTTGCCGCCGTGCAGGCCGCCGGCGGCCTGGGTGTCAAGGTTGGGCCGGGCGAGAGCCTGGCGCACGCCCGCCTGGATTCGCCCACGGCTGCGCGTGCCTGGCTGCATCAGGCCGCCCAGCACCTGGCCGCAGCCACGCCAGCTGCCCGGGAAGAACTCCACCCTGCACCCCAGCACCCATGA